One Lagenorhynchus albirostris chromosome 8, mLagAlb1.1, whole genome shotgun sequence genomic region harbors:
- the MRPL32 gene encoding large ribosomal subunit protein bL32m, producing the protein MAPAMLMRKVLLWPAAQGLLRNFWEQLQRKLRQSRPGFPSPQWGPALAVQGPAMFTEPANDTNGSKEIPSFLENIFWMAAPKNRRSIEVNRCRRRNPHKLIKVKNNIDVCPECGHLKQKHVLCGYCYEKVRKETAEIRRQIGKQEGGPFKAPTVETMVLYLGETPSKQDQGKRIIERERKRPSWFTQN; encoded by the exons ATGGCGCCCGCCATGCTGATGCGGAAGGTTCTGCTGTGGCCCGCAGCCCAGGGACTCCTCCGGAActtttgggagcaactgcagcGGAAACTTCGGCAGAGCCGGCCAGGCTTTCCCAGTCCTCAGTGGG GACCAGCATTAGCGGTCCAAGGTCCAGCTATGTTTACAGAACCAGCAAATGATACCAATGGCAGTAAGGAGATTCCCAGCTTTTTGGAGAACATCTTTTGGATGGCAGCTCCCAAAAACAGACGCAGCATTGAAGTTAACAGGTGTAGGAGAAGAAACCCTCATAAGCTTATTAAAGTGAAG aacaatatAGACGTTTGTCCTGAATGCGGTCACCTGAAACAGAAACACGTCCTCTGTGGCTATTGCTATGAGAAGGTGCGTAAAGAGACAGCGGAAATCAGACGACAGATAGGGAAGCAAGAGGGAGGCCCTTTCAAGGCTCCTACCGTGGAGACCATGGTGCTGTACTTGGGGGAGACACCCTCCAAGCAAGACCAGGGCAAGAGGATCATCGAGCGAGAACGGAAGCGGCCATCCTGGTTCACCCAGAATTGA